Proteins encoded within one genomic window of Bradyrhizobium sp. CB1717:
- a CDS encoding Hsp33 family molecular chaperone translates to MVFQSPDMKTGPEGPVRAPSAVPVDDAVLPYEVDALDVRGRLVRLGPALDDILTKHDYPAPVGKLLGEAIVLATLLGSALKFEGRFILQAQTDGPVSFLVVDYKAPDHLRAYARYDASRLGAAKDSGTLLGRGHLAMTIDQGPDMSRYQGLVALDGGSLEDAAHEYFLRSEQIPTKVRLAVGEEWRSSDGGKHRWRAGGMLMQFLPKAPERARQADLHPGDAPDGAEVHSVAEDDAWVEARSLIETVEDVELIDPELSGERLLYRLFHERGVRVFNPLSLKAQCSCSRDAVASMLKSFSHDDRAAMVKDDKVVVTCEFCSSVYQFTPHEAGVEDA, encoded by the coding sequence ATGGTTTTTCAATCCCCTGACATGAAAACCGGGCCTGAAGGCCCGGTTCGCGCGCCATCCGCCGTTCCGGTCGACGACGCCGTGCTGCCCTACGAGGTCGACGCGCTCGATGTGCGCGGTCGCCTGGTGCGGCTTGGCCCTGCGCTCGACGACATCCTGACCAAGCACGATTATCCCGCGCCCGTCGGCAAGCTGCTCGGCGAGGCCATCGTGCTGGCGACGCTGCTCGGCTCGGCGCTGAAATTCGAGGGCCGCTTCATCCTGCAGGCCCAGACCGATGGTCCGGTGTCGTTCCTGGTCGTCGACTACAAGGCACCGGATCATCTGCGCGCCTATGCGCGCTACGACGCCTCGCGCCTCGGTGCGGCGAAGGATTCCGGCACGCTGCTCGGCCGCGGCCATCTCGCCATGACCATCGACCAGGGCCCCGACATGAGCCGCTACCAGGGCCTGGTCGCACTCGACGGCGGCAGCCTGGAAGACGCCGCCCACGAATATTTCCTCCGCTCCGAGCAGATTCCGACCAAGGTGCGGCTTGCGGTCGGCGAGGAGTGGCGCAGTAGCGACGGCGGCAAGCATCGCTGGCGCGCCGGCGGCATGCTGATGCAGTTTTTGCCGAAGGCGCCGGAGCGCGCGCGGCAGGCGGATCTGCATCCCGGCGATGCACCCGACGGCGCCGAGGTGCACAGCGTCGCGGAAGACGACGCCTGGGTCGAGGCGCGCTCGCTGATCGAAACCGTCGAGGACGTCGAACTGATCGATCCCGAACTCTCCGGCGAGCGGCTGCTCTATCGCCTCTTTCACGAGCGCGGCGTGCGCGTGTTCAATCCGCTGTCCCTGAAGGCGCAATGCTCCTGCTCGCGCGACGCAGTCGCGTCCATGCTGAAGAGCTTCTCGCACGACGACCGCGCCGCGATGGTCAAGGACGACAAGGTCGTCGTCACCTGCGAGTTCTGCAGCTCGGTGTATCAGTTCACGCCGCACGAGGCGGGCGTGGAGGACGCGTAA
- the apaG gene encoding Co2+/Mg2+ efflux protein ApaG, translated as MYRAVTRQIEVTVEPNFVPEQSSADRSRYFWSYTIVITNSGDETVQLKTRHWIITDATGRQQEVKGEGVVGEQPTLAPGERFEYTSGVPLTTASGFMTGRYQMVSETGERFEIDVPTFSLDSPDNKRVLN; from the coding sequence ATGTACCGCGCCGTGACCCGCCAGATCGAAGTGACCGTCGAGCCGAACTTTGTTCCGGAGCAGTCGTCGGCCGACCGCTCCCGCTATTTCTGGTCGTACACCATCGTCATCACCAATTCCGGCGATGAGACCGTGCAGCTCAAGACGCGGCACTGGATCATCACCGACGCCACCGGCCGCCAGCAGGAGGTCAAGGGCGAGGGCGTGGTCGGCGAGCAGCCGACGCTCGCCCCCGGCGAGCGGTTCGAATACACCTCCGGCGTGCCACTCACGACCGCCTCCGGCTTCATGACCGGCCGCTACCAGATGGTCAGCGAAACCGGCGAGCGCTTCGAGATCGACGTGCCGACGTTCTCGCTGGACAGCCCGGACAATAAGCGGGTGTTGAACTAG